From one Leifsonia soli genomic stretch:
- a CDS encoding alanine racemase, with amino-acid sequence MAEYKAMPLGEPPLTVDALAAEPRTLADFPTPLVTLSEKALAHNLRTMSAWCASAGVGLAPHGKTTMSMTLWQRQLDAGAWGITVATPWQATVALDWGVPRILLANELVQPAAIRALAPHAARLTVWADSIRAVELLADGLSDAGATVPLAVLVELGGAGGRTGARGVPAALEVARAIASAPALRLAGVGGYEGALAHDASTASLERVRAYLAEMVRLHRELDAQGLYPAEGEVLLTAGGSAYFDDVAAILAPLRDPEGARGRPVDVLLRSGAYITHDDGFYRGITPFSRGGSGEGLRAAIHGWATVLSRPEPELVLVDAGKRDLPYDEGLPEVQAVRSLRGGPAMPFAGAAVTGINDQHAFIRVPADAVIEVGDVVRLGLSHPCTAFDKWRALPLVDDALADDPRVIGVIETCFG; translated from the coding sequence ATGGCCGAGTACAAGGCGATGCCTCTCGGCGAGCCGCCGCTCACGGTCGACGCGCTCGCCGCTGAGCCCCGAACGCTGGCCGACTTCCCGACACCGCTGGTCACCCTCAGCGAGAAGGCGCTCGCCCACAACCTCCGGACGATGTCGGCTTGGTGCGCGTCGGCCGGAGTCGGGCTCGCCCCGCACGGCAAGACCACGATGAGCATGACCCTCTGGCAACGGCAGCTGGATGCGGGCGCCTGGGGCATCACCGTCGCAACACCGTGGCAGGCGACCGTTGCGCTGGACTGGGGCGTCCCGCGGATACTGCTGGCGAACGAGCTGGTGCAGCCGGCGGCGATCCGGGCGCTCGCCCCGCACGCGGCCCGGTTGACGGTGTGGGCCGACTCGATCCGTGCCGTGGAGCTCCTTGCCGATGGGCTGAGCGACGCCGGAGCGACGGTTCCGCTGGCGGTGCTCGTCGAGCTCGGCGGTGCCGGGGGCCGCACAGGGGCCCGGGGCGTCCCGGCCGCCCTCGAGGTGGCGCGCGCCATCGCCTCCGCACCCGCCCTCCGCCTGGCCGGGGTCGGCGGATACGAGGGGGCGCTGGCACACGACGCATCGACCGCGTCCCTCGAGCGCGTCAGGGCCTACCTCGCCGAGATGGTGCGGTTGCACCGCGAACTGGATGCGCAGGGGCTCTACCCGGCGGAGGGAGAGGTGCTGCTCACCGCCGGCGGAAGCGCGTACTTCGACGACGTCGCGGCGATCCTGGCCCCGCTCCGCGACCCCGAGGGGGCACGCGGCCGCCCCGTCGATGTGCTGCTCCGCTCCGGCGCGTACATCACGCATGACGACGGCTTCTACCGCGGGATCACTCCGTTCTCGCGCGGTGGCTCCGGCGAGGGGCTCCGCGCGGCGATCCACGGCTGGGCGACCGTCCTGTCGCGGCCGGAACCGGAGCTGGTCCTGGTGGATGCGGGCAAGCGCGATCTCCCGTACGACGAGGGCCTCCCCGAGGTTCAGGCGGTCCGGTCGCTGCGCGGTGGGCCTGCAATGCCGTTCGCCGGCGCGGCGGTGACCGGCATCAACGACCAGCACGCGTTCATCCGTGTTCCCGCCGATGCCGTGATCGAGGTCGGCGACGTCGTCCGGCTGGGCCTGTCGCATCCCTGCACCGCGTTCGACAAATGGCGTGCGCTCCCGCTCGTGGACGATGCGCTGGCCGACGACCCCCGGGTCATCGGCGTGATCGAGACCTGCTTCGGGTAG
- a CDS encoding bifunctional 4-hydroxy-2-oxoglutarate aldolase/2-dehydro-3-deoxy-phosphogluconate aldolase, producing the protein MLIPALEQDRTLAVVRAPRIDDPIALCRALAAGGIRTVEFTFTTPGVEAVIAEAVRGADGVIIGAGTVTDARSAEAALAAGAQFLVTPGISEGAAGVARDAGVPILLGALTPSEVMRAVALGAAAVKIFPAGLVGPAYLADLRGPFPDVRVVPSGGLDAGNAAEWMRAGALAVTAGTSVVGAARIQAGDWADVTERAREFSAAALSA; encoded by the coding sequence ATGCTCATCCCCGCACTGGAACAGGACCGCACGCTCGCCGTCGTCCGCGCGCCTCGCATCGACGACCCCATCGCCCTCTGCCGGGCGCTGGCGGCGGGCGGGATCCGGACGGTCGAGTTCACCTTCACGACACCGGGAGTCGAAGCGGTCATCGCGGAAGCGGTTCGCGGCGCGGACGGCGTGATCATCGGGGCCGGGACCGTGACGGATGCCCGCTCGGCGGAGGCGGCTCTCGCGGCGGGCGCGCAGTTCCTCGTCACGCCCGGCATCAGCGAGGGGGCCGCGGGCGTCGCGCGGGACGCCGGTGTCCCCATCCTGCTCGGCGCGCTGACGCCGTCGGAGGTGATGCGCGCGGTGGCACTCGGCGCCGCGGCGGTCAAGATCTTCCCTGCAGGCCTCGTCGGGCCGGCGTACCTCGCCGATCTGCGCGGCCCCTTCCCCGATGTTCGCGTCGTGCCGTCCGGAGGCCTCGACGCCGGCAACGCCGCCGAGTGGATGCGGGCGGGAGCTCTCGCGGTGACGGCCGGCACCAGCGTGGTCGGCGCCGCTCGGATCCAGGCGGGGGACTGGGCGGACGTGACCGAGCGTGCGCGCGAGTTCTCGGCCGCGGCCCTGAGCGCATGA